A part of Melittangium boletus DSM 14713 genomic DNA contains:
- a CDS encoding helix-turn-helix transcriptional regulator: protein MRVIRMRELKPQLPPGPLISTFFMVFVLTMGRGRGRHLEQVELQAGDIHLVPAGVEHQPLDVSNLDGWIVCFDPLLLRSLGPEWLPEPPGKTGGAKPAPTRSLFVRGLLRLRPEQPRWSRILHRVAELDAELGAARWGMENAAHAWFVLFITELLRELQEHAPLAPAMIGGLVHDALAFIEAHCLQPLSLQDVAAAVGCTPSHLANAVRRETGLTVGDWLREHRMAEARRRLMETGASIESIASQVGYADVTHFIRTFRRTHGMTPRAWREQHRLAGPGIVEIRGTR from the coding sequence TTGCGTGTCATTCGCATGCGAGAACTCAAGCCCCAACTTCCGCCCGGGCCGCTCATCTCGACCTTCTTCATGGTCTTCGTGCTGACGATGGGAAGGGGGCGAGGCAGACACTTGGAGCAGGTCGAGCTCCAGGCGGGGGACATCCACCTCGTCCCCGCGGGCGTGGAGCACCAGCCCCTCGATGTGAGCAACCTCGATGGGTGGATCGTGTGCTTCGATCCCCTGCTGCTCCGCTCGCTTGGACCAGAGTGGTTGCCAGAACCGCCTGGAAAGACAGGAGGAGCGAAGCCCGCTCCGACGCGGAGCCTCTTTGTCCGGGGACTGCTCCGGCTGCGGCCCGAGCAGCCCCGATGGAGCCGGATCCTCCATCGGGTGGCCGAGCTGGATGCCGAGCTGGGAGCCGCCCGGTGGGGCATGGAGAACGCCGCGCACGCATGGTTCGTCTTGTTCATCACCGAGCTGCTGCGCGAGTTGCAGGAGCACGCGCCCCTGGCGCCGGCCATGATCGGCGGACTCGTGCACGATGCGCTCGCCTTCATCGAGGCGCACTGCTTGCAACCCCTGTCGCTCCAGGACGTCGCGGCGGCGGTGGGGTGCACACCCTCTCATCTGGCCAACGCGGTCCGCCGGGAGACGGGTCTGACGGTGGGTGACTGGCTGCGCGAGCATCGCATGGCCGAGGCCCGGCGGCGCCTGATGGAAACGGGAGCCAGCATCGAGAGCATCGCCAGCCAGGTGGGCTACGCCGACGTCACCCATTTCATCCGCACCTTCCGGCGCACCCACGGAATGACCCCCCGGGCCTGGCGCGAGCAACACCGCCTCGCCGGACCTGGCATCGTGGAAATCCGAGGAACCCGGTGA
- a CDS encoding phytanoyl-CoA dioxygenase family protein has product MTALDDSQVRRFVEDGFLRLDQVFPREIAQQGREVLWRDLGCDPNDPATWTKPVIRLGGYAQEPFRRAVNMPLLHAAFDQLVGEGNWKPGQGLGTFPVRFPSTEDPGDAGWHADASFAGEDGSWRLNVTSKGRALLMLFLFSDVGEDDAPTRIRVGSHLDVPRVLEPAGEQGMSFLELAAHLGPTEARPLAFATGAAGTVYLCHPFLIHAAQPHRGRTPRFLAQPPLYPARPYQLHRDDGRYSPVEQAIRLGLELAR; this is encoded by the coding sequence ATGACCGCACTCGATGACTCGCAGGTGAGGCGCTTCGTGGAGGACGGCTTCCTCCGGCTCGATCAGGTCTTCCCCCGGGAGATCGCGCAGCAGGGCCGCGAGGTGTTGTGGCGGGACCTGGGCTGTGATCCGAATGATCCCGCCACCTGGACGAAGCCCGTCATCCGGCTCGGGGGGTACGCGCAGGAGCCCTTCCGGCGGGCGGTGAACATGCCCCTGTTGCATGCCGCCTTCGATCAACTCGTGGGCGAGGGGAACTGGAAACCAGGACAGGGTCTGGGCACTTTTCCCGTCCGATTTCCCAGCACGGAGGACCCGGGGGATGCCGGTTGGCACGCCGATGCGAGCTTCGCGGGAGAGGATGGTTCCTGGCGGCTGAACGTGACGTCGAAGGGGCGGGCCTTGTTGATGCTCTTCCTCTTCTCCGACGTGGGCGAGGACGATGCGCCGACCCGCATCCGGGTGGGCTCCCACCTGGACGTGCCTCGCGTGCTCGAGCCCGCCGGAGAGCAGGGCATGTCGTTCCTGGAACTGGCGGCGCACCTGGGACCGACGGAGGCACGGCCGCTGGCGTTCGCGACGGGCGCGGCGGGTACGGTCTATCTCTGCCACCCCTTCCTCATTCACGCCGCCCAGCCGCATCGCGGGCGCACGCCCCGCTTCTTGGCCCAGCCCCCGCTCTACCCGGCGCGTCCGTACCAGCTCCACCGCGACGATGGGCGCTACTCCCCGGTGGAGCAGGCGATCCGTCTGGGATTGGAGTTGGCCCGGTAG